The following coding sequences lie in one Sorghum bicolor cultivar BTx623 chromosome 6, Sorghum_bicolor_NCBIv3, whole genome shotgun sequence genomic window:
- the LOC110436363 gene encoding G-type lectin S-receptor-like serine/threonine-protein kinase At4g27290: MGTMNFLELLQQTSSLVPATRMPRLPSYPVTLIFLPVFLLSFRASAAGTASDTLSSSSNITDGETLVSSGSTFTLGFFSPTGVPAKRYLGIWFTASPDAVCWVANRDSPLNNTSGVLVVGSTGSLRLLDGSGGHTAWSSNSNTTTTSSPGPSVAQLLDSGNLVVREQSSGDVLWQSFDHPSNTLLAGMRIGKNPQTGAEWSLTSWRASNDPTTGDCRTAMDTRGLPGIVSWQGNAKKYQTGPWNGLWFSGLPEVARVSNTDPYPNEVVVRADEIAYHFDARTDAPFSRLVLNEVGVVQHLAWDPANLLWNILVQAPKDICDNYAKCGAFGLCNVNTASTRFCSCVVGFSPVNPSQWSLGQYGSGCQRNVPLECHGNGTTTDGFMVVRGVKLPDTDNATVDTGATMEQCRARCLANCECVAYAAADIRGGGDGSGCIMWTNYIVDIRYVDKGQDRDRLYLKLARSEFDIAERNRRGVAKIVLPVTASLLAAMAVGMYLIWICKLRGPRQNNGNGKKVMPSTESTSNELGDEEDLEIPSFSFRDIISATNNFSEGNMLGRGGFGKVYKGMLPNNREVAIKRLGKGSRQGAEEFRNEVVLIAKLQHRNLVRLLGCCIHGDERLLIYEYLPNKSLDCFIFDPTSKRALDWPTRFKIIKGISRGLLYLQQDSRLTIIHRDIKTSNILLDADMSPKISDFGMARIFGGNQQEANTIRVVGTYGYMSPEYAMDGAFSVKSDTYSFGVILLEIISGLKITSTQFTSFPSLLAYAWSLWKDGKAIDLVDSSIVETCSPVEALRCIHIGLLCVQDNPNSRPLMSSVVFILENETTLGSVPKQPMYFSQWYLEAQGTRENANSSMNDVSISVLEGR; encoded by the exons ATGGGTACCATGAATTTTCTTGAGCTACTGCAACAAACATCATCTCTAGTACCGGCGACGAGAATGCCAAGACTTCCGTCGTACCCTGTTACCCTGATATTCCTCCCCGTGTTCTTGCTTTCGTTCAGAGCCTCGGCCGCTGGCACTGCATCTGACAcactcagcagcagcagcaacatcaCCGATGGCGAGACGTTGGTCTCATCCGGCAGCACCTTCACCCTGGGCTTCTTCTCCCCTACCGGCGTTCCAGCCAAGAGATACCTTGGCATCTGGTTCACCGCGTCCCCGGATGCCGTCTGTTGGGTGGCCAACCGCGACAGCCCCCTCAACAACACCTCGGGTGTACTGGTGGTCGGCAGCACCGGGAGCCTTCGCCTTCTCGATGGCTCTGGCGGCCACACCGCGTGGTCTTCCAATTCCAACACCACGACGACGAGCAGTCCCGGTCCATCCGTGGCGCAGCTGCTCGACTCCGGCAACCTTGTGGTGCGCGAGCAGAGCAGCGGTGACGTGCTCTGGCAGTCGTTCGATCACCCGTCGAACACCTTGCTCGCCGGCATGAGAATCGGCAAGAACCCGCAGACTGGCGCGGAATGGTCCCTCACGTCGTGGCGTGCATCGAACGACCCGACCACCGGGGACTGCAGGACTGCGATGGACACCAGGGGGCTCCCGGGCATCGTCTCGTGGCAAGGAAACGCCAAGAAGTACCAAACGGGCCCCTGGAACGGCCTATGGTTCAGCGGCCTCCCGGAGGTGGCGAGGGTGTCGAACACGGATCCGTACCCCAACGAGGTCGTCGTCCGCGCCGACGAGATCGCATACCACTTCGACGCCAGGACCGACGCGCCCTTCTCCCGCCTCGTGCTGAACGAGGTCGGCGTGGTGCAGCACCTGGCGTGGGATCCGGCAAACCTGCTGTGGAACATCTTGGTGCAGGCGCCCAAGGACATCTGCGACAACTACGCCAAGTGCGGCGCGTTCGGCCTGTGCAACGTGAACACGGCGTCCACGAGGTTCTGCAGCTGCGTCGTCGGGTTCAGCCCCGTCAACCCCTCGCAGTGGTCCTTGGGTCAATACGGAAGCGGGTGCCAGAGGAATGTGCCGCTGGAATGCCACGGCAAcgggacgacgacggacggGTTTATGGTGGTGCGGGGAGTGAAGCTCCCTGACACGGACAACGCGACGGTGGACACGGGCGCGACGATGGAGCAGTGCAGGGCAAGGTGCCTCGCCAACTGCGAATGCGTCGCCTACGCCGCCGCCGACATCCGAGGAGGCGGTGATGGTAGTGGCTGCATCATGTGGACGAATTACATTGTTGACATTCGGTACGTAGACAAGGGGCAGGATCGTGATCGTCTCTACCTGAAGTTGGCCAGGTCTGAATTTGATATAG CTGAAAGGAACAGGAGGGGTGTGGCAAAGATCGTGCTTCCGGTCACCGCATCTCTGCTAGCAGCCATGGCTGTCGGCATGTACCTTATTTGGATATGCAAGCTTAGAG GCCCACGTCAAAATAATGGTAACGGGAAGAAAGTAATGCCAAGTACCGAGAGCACGTCAAATGAACTTGGCGATGAAGAAGATCTTGAGATTCCATCTTTTAGCTTTAGAGATATTATCTCTGCAACAAACAACTTTTCTGAGGGTAACATGCTTGGACGAGGAGGCTTCGGGAAGGTGTATAAG GGTATGCTGCCCAATAATAGAGAAGTTGCAATCAAAAGACTTGGTAAGGGTTCTAGACAGGGGGCAGAGGAATTCAGAAATGAAGTTGTTCTAATTGCCAAATTGCAACACAGAAACCTCGTCAGACTTCTTGGTTGCTGCATTCATGGAGATGAGAGGCTGCTGATTTACGAGTATTTACCAAACAAAAGCTTAGATTGCTTCATTTTTG ATCCTACAAGTAAAAGAGCCCTCGATTGGCCAACAAGATTCAAGATAATCAAAGGAATTTCTAGAGGACTTCTTTATCTCCAACAGGATTCAAGGTTGACTATAATTCATAGAGATATCAAAACAAGCAACATACTCTTGGATGCAGATATGAGCCCAAAAATATCGGATTTTGGAATGGCAAGAATATTTGGCGGAAACCAACAAGAAGCAAATACTATTCGAGTTGTTGGGACATA TGGTTACATGTCTCCTGAATATGCAATGGATGGCGCCTTTTCGGTCAAATCAGATACATATAGCTTCGGCGTCATACTCTTGGAGATTATAAGTGGTTTAAAGATCACTTCGACTCAGTTCACTAGCTTCCCTAGCTTATTAGCATAT GCATGGAGCTTATGGAAAGATGGTAAGGCAATTGATCTTGTGGACTCATCAATTGTTGAGACTTGTTCACCAGTTGAAGCTTTGCGATGTATCCACATAGGACTCTTGTGTGTGCAAGACAATCCAAATAGTAGGCCACTTATGTCATCGGTTGTGTTCATATTGGAGAACGAAACCACGTTAGGTTCTGTCCCAAAGCAGCCCATGTACTTCTCCCAATGGTATTTAGAAGCCCAAGGAACAAGAGAAAATGCAAATAGCTCCATGAATGACGTTAGTATCTCAGTGTTGGAGGGACGGTAA